From a single Populus trichocarpa isolate Nisqually-1 chromosome 17, P.trichocarpa_v4.1, whole genome shotgun sequence genomic region:
- the LOC18107340 gene encoding UDP-arabinopyranose mutase 1, whose amino-acid sequence MVEPATDTKSAAKVVPLLKDELDIVIPTIRNLDFLEMWRPFFEPYHLIIVQDGDPSKIIKVPEGFDYELYNRNDINKILGPKASCISFKDSACRCFGYMVSKKKYIFTIDDDCFVAKDPSGKAINALEQHIKNILSPSTPFFFNTLYDPYRDGADFVRGYPFSLREGVPTAVSHGLWLNIPDYDAPTQLVKPLERNTRYVDAVLTIPKGTLFPMCGMNLCFDRDLIGPAMYFGLMGDGQPIGRYDDMWAGWCTKVICDHLGLGVKTGLPYIYHSKASNPFVNLKKEYKGIFWQEEIIPFFQAATLSKDCTTVQKCYIELSKQVKEKLGKVDPYFDKLADAMVTWIEAWDELNPSGASAKATNGKA is encoded by the exons ATGGTTGAGCCTGCAACTGACACAAAATCAGCAGCAAAGGTTGTGCCTTTATTGAAAGATGAGCTTGACATTGTTATACCAACCATAAGGAACTTGGATTTCTTGGAGATGTGGAGGCCATTCTTTGAGCCATACCATCTTATCATCGTTCAAGACGGTGATCCTTCTAAGATTATTAAGGTCCCTGAGGGTTTTGATTATGAGCTTTATAATAGGAATGATATTAACAAGATTCTTGGTCCCAAGGCCTCTTGTATCTCTTTCAAGGACTCTGCTTGTCGTTGCTTTGGTTACATGGTTTCTAAGAAGAAGTATATTTTCACTATTGATGATGATTGCTTT GTTGCTAAGGATCCATCTGGTAAAGCTATCAATGCACTTGAGCAGCACATCAAGAACATTCTCTCGCCATCAACTCCATTTTTCTTCAACACCCTCTATGATCCTTACAGAGATGGTGCAGATTTTGTTCGTGGATACCCCTTCAGTCTTCGTGAGGGTGTCCCCACTGCTGTTTCTCATGGCCTGTGGCTCAACATCCCTGATTATGATGCACCTACTCAGCTTGTCAAGCCTCTTGAGAGGAACACAAG GTACGTGGATGCTGTTTTGACCATTCCTAAGGGCACCTTGTTCCCTATGTGTGGtatgaatttatgttttgacCGCGATTTGATTGGCCCTGCCATGTACTTTGGTCTCATGGGTGACGGTCAACCAATTGGTCGCTACGATGATATGTGGGCTGGCTGGTGCACCAAG GTTATCTGTGATCATTTGGGACTAGGAGTGAAGACTGGTTTGCCATATATCTATCACAGCAAGGCTAGCAACCCATTTGTGAACCTAAAGAAGGAGTACAAAGGCATCTTCTGGCAGGAAGAGATCATTCCCTTCTTCCAAGCTGCCACTCTTTCAAAAGACTGCACCACTGTTCAGAAGTGCTACATTGAGCTGTCCAAGCAGGTTAAAGAGAAGCTTGGAAAGGTTGATCCTTACTTTGATAAGCTTGCTGATGCCATGGTTACTTGGATCGAGGCCTGGGACGAGCTTAACCCCTCAGGAGCTTCTGCTAAAGCTACCAATGGCAAAGCTTAA